In Populus nigra chromosome 1, ddPopNigr1.1, whole genome shotgun sequence, one genomic interval encodes:
- the LOC133669434 gene encoding uncharacterized protein LOC133669434 isoform X1, whose protein sequence is MDIGPAALPLFPHRLVENGNHAAFTRKKFCFPVRELGYCYCSRLEVLCLPLAQKSSGWLDSTWKYKVLSVYVSEMECHTDKTPDEFKHACFHMFIRMDYRKKGAINGSG, encoded by the exons ATGGATATTGGCCCTGCAGCCCTCCCCCTCTTTCCTCACCGCCTCGTCGAAAATGGGAATCATGCAGCTTTTACAAGGAAGAAGTTTTGTTTTCCAGTGCGGGAACTGGGATATTGCTATTGCTCCAGGCTGGAAGTGCTCTGTTTACCACTG gCACAGAAGAGCTCTGGATGGCTTGATTCCACTTGGAAATATAAAGTTCTCTCTGTTTATGTTTCAGAAATGGAATGTCATACAG ATAAAACTCCTGATGAATTTAAACATGCATGCTTTCACATGTTTATCAGGATGGACTACAGGAAAAAGGGGGCCATTAATGGTTCTGGTTGA
- the LOC133669425 gene encoding early nodulin-like protein 9, giving the protein MANISSQNKVFHVLGLLCFLLLIQKNNAFQYQVGGGSKGWTVPDNTSSSSKSYYNDWAERTRFRIGDSLLFAYDPSQDSVLQVSKGDYENCTTKNPIAAFSDPKTVFTFNHSGHHYFISGNKDNCLKNEKLEVVVLADRSSNHSANTNQTTAAPSPSLGYSDIVPAPTPSGVETPPAPTGIADINPTPAPIGVPPNSASSLFASFIGSMGAFFASSLILSF; this is encoded by the exons atggcCAACATCAGTTCCCAAAACAAAGTCTTTCATGTTTTGGGGCTCTTGTGTTTCTTGCTCTTGATACAGAAGAACAATGCATTTCAATATCAAGTCGGAGGCGGTTCGAAAGGTTGGACCGTGCCCGATAATACCAGTTCCAGTTCGAAGAGCTACTACAACGATTGGGCTGAACGTACCCGATTTCGGATCGGAGACTCCCTCT TGTTTGCTTATGATCCTAGCCAAGACTCGGTGCTTCAAGTAAGCAAGGGGGACTATGAAAATTGCACCACAAAGAATCCTATTGCAGCATTCAGTGACCCTAAGACTGTCTTCACATTCAACCATTCCGGACATCACTACTTCATCAGTGGAAACAAAGATAACTGTCTCAAGAATGAGAAGTTGGAGGTGGTCGTTTTAGCAGACAGATCAAGCAATCATTCTGCTAACACAAACCAAACCACTGCAGCTCCTTCTCCGTCTCTGGGTTACTCCGACATTGTCCCAGCTCCTACACCTAGCGGCGTTGAGACTCCTCCCGCTCCCACAGGAATAGCCGACATAAACCCAACTCCAGCTCCCATCGGTGTGCCACCAAACTCAGCTTCTTCATTGTTCGCGAGTTTCATTGGTTCCATGGGAGCATTCTTTGCTTCATCTCTTATCTTATCGTTTTAG
- the LOC133693802 gene encoding uncharacterized protein LOC133693802, producing the protein MWRDPGQPADSYYQVRPECTDVPKTRFKIKAGKTLSPRKWQAAFTPEGYLDISKTLSRIYRGGIHPSIRGEVWEFLLGCYDPKSTFDERDEIRQRRRIQYIRWKEECRQIFPVVGSGRFITAPVITEDGQPIQEPLVILETNQDRGPSAETGNADGNGTNQSRINASCSEMVRDLTSHGPLDQKVIQWLLTLHQIGLDVHRTDRTLVFYEKQENLSKLWDILAVYARIDTDVGYCQGMSDLCSPMIMLLEDEADAFWCFERLMRRLRGNFRCTESSVGVETQLSNLAEITQVVDPKLHQHLDALGGGDYLFAFRMLMVLFRREFSFCDSLYLWEMMWALEYDPDLFSVYEEPELNGEKAEGSKGRTKSIRHYGKFERENMKNGAVNSESPLPISIFLVASVLKDKSSTLLQEARGLDDVVKILNDMTGNLDAKKACSSAMKLHKKYLKKAKKP; encoded by the exons ATGTGGAGAGATCCCGGACAGCCTGCTGATTCATATTATCAGGTCCGGCCTGAATGCACGGATGTTCCAAAAACCAGATTCAAAATCAAG GCTGGTAAAACTCTAAGTCCAAGGAAATGGCAGGCTGCATTTACACCAGAAGGATACCTGGATATAAGCAAGACCCTTAGTCGAATCTACCGTGGG gGGATCCATCCATCAATTAGAGGAGAAGTTTGGGAATTTTTACTCGGCTGTTATGACCCTAAGAGTACATTTGATGAACGAGATGAGATACGGCAGCGCAGAAG GATACAATATATTAGGTGGAAAGAAGAGTGCCGCCAAATATTTCCTGTTGTTGGAAGTGGCAGATTTATTACAGCGCCTGTAATCACCGAAGATGGTCAGCCCATTCAAGAACCGTTAGTAATATTAGAAACAAATCAAGACAGAGGCCCCTCTGCTGAAACTGGCAATGCAGATGGCAATGGCACAAATCAATCAAGAATAAATGCTTCCTGTTCAGAAATGGTGAGAGATCTTACTAGCCATGGTCCTTTGGACCAGAAAGTGATCCAATGGCTGCTCACCTTGCATCAAATAG GTCTCGATGTGCATCGCACTGACAGGACGTTGGTGTTTTATGAGAAGCAAGAGAACTTGTCAAAACTTTGGGACATTCTAGCTGTTTATGCCAGGATTGATACAGATGTCGGCTATTGTCAAG GAATGAGTGATCTTTGCTCACCCATGATAATGCTGCTTGAAGATGAAGCTGATGCGTTTTGGTGTTTTGAACGATTGATGCGCAGATTG CGAGGAAATTTCAGATGCACTGAGAGCTCTGTTGGAGTGGAGACACAACTTAGTAATTTGGCCGAAATTACTCAGGTTGTCGATCCAAAACTTCATCAGCATTTAG ATGCACTTGGTGGAGGCGACTATTTATTTGCTTTCCGTATGCTCATGGTTTTGTTCCGCCGAGAATTTTCATTTTGTGATTCACTCTACCTTTGGGAG ATGATGTGGGCCCTTGAATACGACCCTGATTTGTTCTCTGTATATGAAGAGCCGGAATTGAATGGTGAGAAAGCTGAGGGGTCTAAGGGAAGAACAAAGTCAATACGGCACTATGGGAAGTTTGAAagggaaaatatgaaaaatgggGCAGTGAATTCTGAAAGCCCCCTTCCCATCTCTATTTTCCTTGTTGCCAGTGTATTAAAAGATAAGAGCTCTACGCTTTTGCAGGAGGCTCGGGGCCTGGATGACGTTGTCAAG
- the LOC133669434 gene encoding uncharacterized protein LOC133669434 isoform X2 gives MGIMQLLQGRSFVFQCGNWDIAIAPGWKCSVYHWHRRALDGLIPLGNIKFSLFMFQKWNVIQIKLLMNLNMHAFTCLSGWTTGKRGPLMVLVDNFEPIS, from the exons ATGGGAATCATGCAGCTTTTACAAGGAAGAAGTTTTGTTTTCCAGTGCGGGAACTGGGATATTGCTATTGCTCCAGGCTGGAAGTGCTCTGTTTACCACTG gCACAGAAGAGCTCTGGATGGCTTGATTCCACTTGGAAATATAAAGTTCTCTCTGTTTATGTTTCAGAAATGGAATGTCATACAG ATAAAACTCCTGATGAATTTAAACATGCATGCTTTCACATGTTTATCAGGATGGACTACAGGAAAAAGGGGGCCATTAATGGTTCTGGTTGACAATTTCGAG CCAATAAGCTGA